A genome region from Merismopedia glauca CCAP 1448/3 includes the following:
- a CDS encoding TerB family tellurite resistance protein — protein MTDDRKVKQMMKILIGAAWLDGKIQPEEKAYLEKVAKQQGVGEDSEIQSLLNDLTSVKPEQFYQWLEEHLGDRPSVDDYNQLIDTISGLIYSDGDIDTQEAELLNRLQALDPAQISQQSRRDSVLKTIQKLYRRWIAQQG, from the coding sequence ATGACAGACGATCGCAAAGTCAAACAAATGATGAAAATCTTGATTGGCGCAGCTTGGTTAGATGGCAAAATTCAGCCAGAAGAAAAAGCATATTTAGAAAAAGTTGCCAAACAACAGGGTGTGGGTGAAGATTCAGAAATTCAGTCTTTATTAAATGATTTAACTTCCGTTAAACCCGAACAGTTTTATCAATGGTTAGAGGAACATTTAGGCGATCGCCCTAGTGTTGACGACTACAATCAACTCATAGATACAATTAGCGGCTTGATCTATAGTGATGGAGACATAGACACACAAGAAGCAGAACTGCTCAACCGCTTACAAGCACTAGATCCGGCTCAGATCTCCCAGCAATCTCGTCGTGATTCTGTCTTGAAGACGATTCAAAAACTATACCGCAGATGGATTGCTCAACAAGGGTGA
- a CDS encoding 16S rRNA (cytosine(967)-C(5))-methyltransferase — MQNHPRQLAFLALSAIERGVYADVALHRVLESEPLAQGERSLVTELVYGTVRRKRSLSALIPALATRKSRQLPPKLATILNLGLYQLRYLDRVSPSAAVSSTVELAKQNGFSGLSGFVNALMRQYVRLEATGVDVLPTPTDPVTRLGVLHSYPDWIVQLWIEQFGVEEAEKLCIWGNQSPSIDLRVNPLRSNMEEVIQQLENVGIAVTRVLELPQTLRISGNAGKIENLPGFSSGWWSIQDTSAQLVSHLLDPQPGEVIIDACAAPGGKTTHIAELMQDKGQVWACDLKASRLKKLKQNQERLNLQSIQIFEGDSRNLPQFKNTADRVLLDVPCSGLGTLHRHADARWRQTPDSVTGLTIIQQQLLEEAITWVKPEGTLVYSTCTLHPLENEHALASFLSRHPDWEIATPPATFPQSLVSPTGEIKILPHQFSLDGFFMVRLRRR, encoded by the coding sequence ATGCAGAATCATCCTCGTCAACTAGCTTTTCTGGCACTTTCAGCCATTGAACGGGGAGTGTATGCAGATGTAGCGCTGCATCGGGTGCTAGAATCAGAGCCACTAGCTCAAGGTGAACGTAGCTTAGTCACAGAATTAGTTTACGGCACAGTCAGAAGAAAGCGATCACTTTCCGCCCTCATCCCTGCATTAGCTACCCGCAAATCTCGTCAGCTTCCCCCTAAACTCGCCACAATTCTGAACCTGGGATTATACCAATTACGCTATCTAGATCGTGTTTCCCCTAGTGCGGCTGTTAGCTCCACTGTGGAACTTGCCAAGCAAAATGGTTTCTCTGGACTATCTGGGTTTGTCAATGCCTTAATGCGCCAATACGTGCGATTGGAAGCAACAGGTGTAGATGTTCTCCCAACCCCTACAGATCCCGTGACTCGCTTGGGAGTTTTACACAGTTATCCCGATTGGATAGTACAACTGTGGATCGAACAATTTGGCGTAGAAGAAGCTGAAAAACTCTGTATTTGGGGCAATCAATCTCCCAGTATCGACTTGCGAGTTAATCCTTTGCGGAGCAATATGGAGGAAGTGATACAGCAGTTAGAAAACGTGGGCATTGCAGTGACTCGCGTTCTAGAATTACCTCAAACTTTGAGAATTAGTGGTAATGCGGGTAAAATAGAAAATTTGCCTGGGTTTAGTAGTGGTTGGTGGAGCATTCAAGATACCAGCGCTCAACTAGTGAGTCATTTATTAGACCCGCAACCAGGGGAAGTAATTATCGATGCTTGCGCCGCTCCTGGGGGGAAAACCACCCATATTGCCGAACTTATGCAAGATAAAGGTCAAGTTTGGGCTTGCGACTTGAAAGCTTCCCGACTCAAAAAGCTAAAACAGAATCAAGAGAGGCTAAATCTACAATCGATTCAGATTTTTGAAGGGGATAGTCGCAACTTACCTCAATTTAAAAATACAGCAGATCGCGTCTTATTAGATGTCCCTTGCTCTGGATTGGGTACATTGCACCGTCATGCTGATGCTCGTTGGCGACAGACTCCCGATTCTGTCACGGGACTGACCATAATTCAGCAGCAACTTTTAGAAGAAGCAATTACCTGGGTGAAGCCAGAGGGCACCTTGGTTTATTCTACTTGTACTTTACACCCATTAGAAAACGAGCACGCTCTAGCTTCTTTTTTATCTCGTCATCCTGATTGGGAAATAGCAACCCCACCCGCTACTTTTCCTCAAAGTTTAGTCAGTCCAACTGGCGAAATTAAGATCCTACCCCACCAATTTTCCTTAGACGGGTTTTTCATGGTGCGACTGCGGAGGAGATAA
- a CDS encoding DUF2973 domain-containing protein — translation MPVMLHLLYIVVFAILAVLAVVNLVRNLVTLSVDAQRHYAPRSTSSGMTGMYPSRLVPHPELLDDTGNLINEPLLVMRSIDIEDARQQLDSLYNSSPSRTEDSQEEG, via the coding sequence ATGCCTGTTATGCTACATCTACTTTATATCGTAGTTTTCGCTATTTTAGCCGTGCTGGCTGTGGTCAATTTAGTGCGTAATCTAGTCACGTTGAGTGTAGACGCTCAACGTCATTATGCTCCTAGAAGTACATCTTCAGGGATGACAGGGATGTACCCATCTCGCCTTGTACCTCATCCAGAATTGTTAGACGATACTGGCAATTTAATTAATGAGCCATTGTTAGTCATGCGTTCAATAGATATTGAAGATGCTCGTCAGCAATTAGACTCTCTATATAATTCTTCTCCTAGTAGAACTGAAGATTCTCAAGAAGAAGGCTAA
- a CDS encoding acetolactate synthase large subunit, with the protein MNTAELLVRCLENEGVRYIFGLPGEENLHVLEALKHSSIQFITTRHEQGAAFMADVYGRLTGKAGVCLSTLGPGATNLMTGVADANLDGAPLVAITGQVGTDRMHIESHQYLDLVAMFAPVTKWNKQIVRPSIAPELVRKAFKIAQSEKPGAVHIDLPENIAAMAALGDPLSKGDLEKTYASFNSIEHAAKLIAEAKNPLILVGNGAIRDRASVALTDFATQLNIPVANTFMGKGVIPYTHPLALWAVGLQLRDYINCGFDRTDLVIAIGYDLIEYSPKRWNPDGKIPIVHIATTHAEIDSSYIPVAEVVGDISDSLAEILKRTSREGKSDAYALELRDDIRADYEQYANDEGFPIKPQKLIYDLRQVMGAEDIVICDVGAHKMWMARHYHCDRPNTCIISNGFAAMGIALPGAIAAKLVSPQQKVVAVTGDGGFMMNCQELETALRIGTPFVTIIFNDGGYGLIGWKQHNQMGEESFVKFGNPDFVKFAESMGLKGYRVTSTQDFIPTLKTALEQSVPAVIDCPIDYQENIRFTQKSGDLSCII; encoded by the coding sequence ATGAACACCGCCGAACTTTTGGTACGCTGCCTAGAAAATGAAGGAGTACGGTACATTTTTGGACTGCCTGGAGAAGAGAATCTCCACGTTTTAGAAGCACTCAAGCACTCTTCAATTCAATTTATCACTACCCGCCACGAACAGGGTGCAGCCTTTATGGCAGATGTCTACGGACGTTTGACAGGGAAAGCTGGCGTATGTCTGTCTACCCTAGGTCCAGGGGCGACTAATCTGATGACTGGGGTGGCTGATGCTAATCTAGATGGTGCGCCCTTAGTTGCGATTACGGGGCAAGTGGGAACCGATAGGATGCATATTGAATCCCACCAATATTTAGATTTAGTAGCGATGTTTGCTCCGGTTACCAAGTGGAACAAACAAATAGTCCGCCCAAGTATTGCGCCAGAATTAGTACGTAAAGCCTTTAAAATTGCTCAAAGTGAGAAGCCAGGAGCAGTACACATCGATTTACCTGAAAATATCGCCGCAATGGCAGCCCTGGGCGATCCTCTGAGTAAGGGAGATTTGGAAAAAACTTACGCTTCTTTCAACAGTATTGAACACGCAGCCAAGCTGATTGCTGAAGCTAAGAATCCTTTGATTTTAGTAGGAAATGGAGCCATCCGCGATCGCGCAAGTGTTGCTTTGACAGATTTTGCCACCCAGCTAAATATTCCCGTAGCTAACACTTTTATGGGAAAAGGCGTAATCCCTTACACCCATCCTCTGGCTTTATGGGCAGTGGGGTTGCAACTGAGAGATTATATTAATTGTGGATTCGATCGCACCGATTTAGTCATTGCGATCGGCTACGATTTGATTGAATATTCTCCCAAACGCTGGAATCCTGATGGCAAGATTCCCATAGTTCACATTGCAACTACTCACGCCGAAATTGATAGTAGCTACATTCCTGTAGCTGAAGTTGTGGGAGATATTTCTGATTCCTTGGCAGAAATCTTAAAACGAACCAGTAGAGAAGGGAAATCAGATGCCTACGCTTTGGAACTGCGAGATGACATTCGCGCAGATTACGAACAGTATGCCAATGATGAAGGGTTTCCGATTAAACCCCAAAAACTAATTTACGACTTGCGCCAAGTCATGGGAGCAGAAGATATCGTCATTTGCGATGTCGGCGCGCATAAAATGTGGATGGCGAGACATTATCATTGCGATCGCCCCAATACTTGTATTATTTCTAATGGGTTTGCCGCGATGGGAATAGCTTTACCAGGTGCGATCGCGGCTAAGCTAGTCTCTCCCCAACAAAAGGTAGTTGCAGTGACGGGAGATGGCGGATTTATGATGAATTGCCAAGAATTAGAGACTGCTTTAAGGATTGGTACGCCTTTTGTCACCATTATTTTTAACGATGGCGGTTATGGATTGATTGGGTGGAAGCAACACAACCAAATGGGCGAAGAGTCTTTTGTGAAGTTTGGCAATCCAGATTTTGTTAAATTTGCGGAAAGTATGGGGTTAAAAGGTTATCGAGTGACTTCTACTCAAGACTTTATTCCTACTTTGAAAACTGCTTTAGAACAATCAGTTCCAGCAGTGATTGATTGCCCCATAGATTATCAAGAAAACATCCGTTTTACCCAAAAATCTGGGGATTTAAGTTGCATAATCTAG
- the psb35 gene encoding photosystem II assembly protein Psb35, producing MDLLLQAAADTANTGNQFPTSFVLVYVVGFIAAVTIGSIAWYNSKRPVGWEDKERPDTVPSVDAGQTKDPNDL from the coding sequence ATGGACTTATTATTGCAAGCGGCAGCAGATACAGCCAACACTGGAAACCAATTCCCAACATCATTTGTCTTAGTCTATGTAGTTGGATTCATTGCTGCTGTAACAATTGGCTCAATTGCCTGGTACAACTCTAAAAGACCTGTAGGTTGGGAAGACAAAGAAAGACCTGATACTGTTCCTAGCGTTGACGCAGGACAAACCAAAGATCCAAACGATCTGTAA
- the gatB gene encoding Asp-tRNA(Asn)/Glu-tRNA(Gln) amidotransferase subunit GatB, whose translation MPTTATAPVKTQYEAIIGLETHCQLSTNTKIFCNCSTEFGATPNQNICPVCVGLPGVLPVLNQKVLESAVKAGLALNCQIAPYSKFDRKQYFYPDLPKNYQISQYDLPIAEHGWLEVEILDEAGNPTRKKIGITRLHMEEDAGKLVHAGSDRLSGSTHSLVDYNRTGVPLIEIVSEPDMRSGVEAAEYAQEIRRIIRYLGVGDGNMQEGSLRCDVNISVRPVGQKEFGTKVEIKNMNSFSAIQRAIDYEIERQIEAVETGEEIFQETRLWEENNQRTISMRKKEGSSDYRYFPEPDLVPIEVPAAQLLEFKSKLPELPAQKRERYEAELGLSPYDTRILTDDRQVAEYLEATIAANGNPKQAVNWIMGDITGYLRNEKLNISEIALKPETLAELIELIDKGTISGKIAKDILPELLTKGGSAQELVERQGLVQISDTSEIEKIIDEVIASSPKELEQYRSGKTKLLGFFVGQVMKKSSGRADPKVTNQILAQKLNS comes from the coding sequence ATGCCTACAACCGCCACAGCACCAGTCAAAACTCAATACGAAGCAATTATCGGTTTAGAAACTCACTGTCAGTTGAGTACCAATACCAAGATATTCTGCAACTGTTCGACTGAATTTGGTGCGACTCCCAACCAGAATATTTGTCCGGTTTGCGTGGGTTTACCTGGCGTGTTACCAGTTCTCAACCAAAAGGTATTAGAATCTGCCGTCAAAGCGGGATTAGCTTTAAATTGCCAAATCGCCCCCTACAGCAAATTTGACCGCAAGCAGTACTTTTATCCAGATTTACCCAAAAACTATCAAATTTCTCAATATGACTTGCCCATCGCTGAGCATGGCTGGTTAGAAGTAGAAATATTAGATGAAGCTGGTAACCCCACCCGCAAGAAAATCGGGATTACTCGTCTGCACATGGAAGAAGATGCGGGAAAATTAGTCCATGCGGGAAGCGACAGGTTATCCGGTTCCACTCACTCTTTGGTAGACTACAATCGCACGGGGGTTCCCCTGATTGAAATCGTCTCCGAACCAGATATGCGTTCTGGGGTGGAAGCTGCTGAATATGCTCAAGAAATCCGCCGCATTATCCGTTATTTGGGTGTAGGCGATGGGAATATGCAAGAAGGTTCCCTGCGCTGCGATGTGAATATTTCTGTCCGTCCAGTGGGACAAAAAGAGTTTGGCACTAAAGTAGAGATTAAGAACATGAACTCCTTTAGTGCCATTCAACGGGCGATAGATTACGAAATAGAAAGACAGATTGAAGCTGTAGAAACTGGAGAGGAAATCTTTCAAGAAACTAGGTTGTGGGAAGAAAACAACCAACGCACCATCAGTATGCGGAAAAAAGAAGGTTCTAGTGACTATCGCTACTTCCCCGAACCAGATTTAGTCCCCATCGAAGTTCCAGCAGCACAGTTGCTAGAGTTCAAATCCAAACTTCCTGAACTTCCCGCCCAAAAACGGGAACGTTACGAAGCCGAACTGGGTTTATCGCCCTATGATACCCGCATTCTCACAGACGATCGCCAAGTCGCTGAATACTTAGAAGCAACCATTGCAGCTAATGGTAATCCCAAACAGGCAGTCAACTGGATTATGGGAGATATTACTGGCTACCTCCGTAACGAAAAGCTTAATATTTCGGAAATAGCCCTCAAACCAGAAACCCTAGCGGAACTGATTGAATTAATCGATAAAGGAACAATTAGCGGCAAAATTGCCAAAGATATTCTTCCTGAACTGCTAACTAAAGGTGGATCGGCTCAAGAACTCGTAGAACGCCAAGGATTGGTGCAAATCTCCGATACTTCAGAAATTGAAAAAATAATTGATGAGGTAATTGCCTCTAGTCCAAAAGAGTTAGAACAGTACCGTAGTGGTAAAACTAAGTTACTGGGCTTTTTTGTCGGTCAAGTGATGAAGAAAAGTAGCGGACGTGCCGATCCCAAAGTTACCAATCAAATTTTGGCACAAAAGCTCAATAGTTAA
- a CDS encoding DUF2605 domain-containing protein — translation MTNFRLPEPELLKTILKPLLEDFQYWLGRSRNLLETETISFLTPEEQSHLLERVKQAQQEVSAAQMLFNATDGQVGIETASMIPWHQLIAECWQVSMRWRTEQSRSL, via the coding sequence ATGACTAATTTTCGACTGCCAGAACCAGAGTTGCTCAAAACCATACTCAAACCATTATTAGAAGATTTTCAATATTGGCTAGGGAGATCTAGAAATCTGTTGGAGACGGAAACAATTTCCTTCCTCACCCCCGAAGAGCAATCTCATCTTTTAGAAAGAGTCAAACAAGCTCAACAAGAAGTTAGTGCCGCGCAAATGCTATTTAATGCCACCGATGGTCAAGTCGGGATAGAAACAGCTAGTATGATACCTTGGCATCAACTAATTGCTGAATGTTGGCAAGTTTCGATGCGCTGGCGCACCGAGCAATCTCGGAGCCTATAA
- a CDS encoding cyclic peptide export ABC transporter, with protein MNLIWLLLKASWINVAIASFTGLISGACSARLIALINNALNETNTPSITLVRSFILLALVGLVTSVISQILLIRLSENTMFNLRMRLSKWILASPLRHLEELGANRLLATLTDDVQSVSSTVFVIPTFCIDIAIILGCLIYLGWLSKIVFLLTFLFMVVAIFSVQIFLNIARKYLAVAREEQDNLFKHFRSLTEGIKELKINADRQADFLNSEFKPTAISYRDYSISSLNTLSLAFGWGQILIFTIIGLLLFLVPNNFDISKPVLSGYILTIIYLVQPFTDILRLLPNLNRAAVALNKIDTLGLSLAANLEANSASITPKITDWQEWKLSGVTHQYRGEQADHRFILGPIDLSFVPGELVFIVGGNGSGKSTLAKLLVGLYIPESGNIYLDDREISDRNRDWYRQHFSVVFYDFYLFERLLGVSHHNLDTQAQAYLTKLQLENKVTVKEGTLSSIALSQGQRKRLALLTAYLEERPIYLFDEWASDQDPFFKEVFYQQLLPDLKQRGKTVIVISHDDRYFHLGDRLIKLDYGKIEYNRLINK; from the coding sequence ATGAATTTGATTTGGCTACTTTTAAAGGCTTCTTGGATCAATGTAGCCATCGCCAGTTTTACAGGTTTAATTAGTGGTGCTTGTAGTGCTAGACTCATTGCTTTAATCAATAATGCTCTGAATGAAACGAATACGCCATCAATTACCTTAGTTAGAAGTTTTATCTTATTAGCTTTAGTCGGTTTGGTGACTAGTGTAATTTCCCAAATACTCCTCATCCGTCTGTCCGAAAATACCATGTTCAATTTGCGGATGCGTTTGAGTAAATGGATTTTGGCTTCTCCTTTGCGTCATCTCGAAGAATTGGGTGCTAATCGGCTTTTAGCTACTTTAACTGATGACGTGCAATCAGTTTCTAGTACTGTTTTTGTTATTCCCACTTTTTGTATCGATATTGCGATTATTTTAGGATGTTTAATTTATTTAGGTTGGCTCTCTAAAATAGTATTTCTGCTGACCTTTTTGTTTATGGTGGTAGCAATCTTCAGTGTTCAAATCTTTTTAAACATAGCCAGAAAATATTTAGCAGTAGCGCGGGAAGAGCAAGACAATTTATTCAAACATTTTCGCTCCCTAACTGAAGGAATTAAGGAGTTAAAAATTAATGCGGATAGACAAGCAGATTTTTTAAACTCTGAGTTTAAACCAACTGCTATATCTTATCGAGATTATAGTATCAGTAGTTTAAATACTCTTAGTCTAGCGTTTGGATGGGGACAAATCCTGATTTTCACAATTATTGGATTATTATTATTTCTAGTTCCTAATAACTTTGACATTAGTAAGCCAGTTCTATCTGGATATATATTAACTATTATTTATTTAGTTCAACCATTTACCGATATATTGAGACTTTTACCTAACTTGAATCGAGCGGCTGTAGCACTGAATAAAATCGATACTTTAGGTTTATCTTTGGCAGCAAATTTAGAAGCTAATTCTGCATCTATCACTCCTAAAATAACAGATTGGCAGGAGTGGAAGTTAAGCGGTGTCACCCATCAATATCGCGGAGAACAAGCAGACCATCGTTTTATTTTAGGTCCTATCGATCTAAGTTTTGTTCCAGGAGAGTTAGTTTTTATTGTCGGTGGAAATGGCAGTGGCAAATCTACTTTAGCTAAACTATTAGTAGGTTTATACATCCCAGAATCTGGTAATATTTATTTAGATGATAGAGAAATCAGCGATCGCAATCGAGATTGGTATCGTCAACATTTTTCCGTGGTTTTCTATGACTTCTATTTATTTGAAAGACTGTTGGGAGTCAGTCACCACAATCTAGATACTCAAGCTCAAGCATATTTAACCAAGCTACAATTAGAGAACAAAGTGACTGTCAAAGAAGGGACTCTTTCGTCTATAGCTTTATCTCAAGGACAGCGCAAACGTTTAGCTTTACTAACGGCTTATTTAGAAGAAAGACCGATCTACTTATTTGATGAGTGGGCATCAGACCAAGATCCATTCTTCAAAGAGGTATTTTACCAGCAATTGCTGCCAGATTTAAAACAAAGAGGTAAAACCGTGATTGTGATTAGTCATGACGATCGCTATTTTCATTTAGGCGATCGCCTGATCAAATTAGATTACGGTAAAATTGAATACAATCGATTGATTAACAAATAA
- a CDS encoding PEP-CTERM sorting domain-containing protein has protein sequence MVSQPAQAASFSGFGCIDNPDCQYYVERINAVVDAETVSEVNFIVLLGGRYSSTPLGFDGSSSISATADINLLDDVNRDGILETYKESALAFASVTTGLQLGQLRAKAFASVQSNTTYPLGYPSLSRAGTQNNLSWGDYITVTSSTLASGTLVPFELRLDLDRTVSASGLFEGNTQAFVGASLRIGDPGYSGLGGVSIFDTNYYPSNVFSKTTTVYLPVGITTAIEGNLEVLAAAQTGLGVSTSDTSIADASNTANYYLTPLLADVSYTSASGRSYFYSPTAVPEPTTILGTLAFGSLGAGSWLKRRQKGKKARSV, from the coding sequence GCCGCTAGTTTTTCAGGATTTGGTTGTATTGATAATCCTGACTGCCAGTATTATGTTGAACGAATAAACGCAGTTGTAGATGCCGAAACTGTCTCAGAGGTTAACTTTATTGTTTTACTTGGTGGTAGATACTCTTCAACGCCATTAGGATTTGATGGTTCTAGCTCTATCAGTGCAACTGCTGATATAAACCTTCTGGATGATGTAAATCGTGATGGTATTCTGGAAACTTATAAAGAAAGCGCTTTAGCTTTTGCCAGTGTAACCACTGGATTACAACTAGGTCAACTCAGAGCCAAAGCTTTTGCAAGCGTTCAGTCTAATACTACATATCCACTAGGTTATCCATCACTTTCTAGGGCGGGTACGCAAAATAATCTTAGTTGGGGCGATTATATAACTGTTACATCCTCTACTTTAGCAAGTGGAACACTAGTCCCTTTTGAACTACGACTGGATCTAGATCGCACAGTCAGTGCTAGCGGTTTATTTGAAGGTAATACTCAAGCTTTTGTTGGTGCTTCACTTAGAATAGGCGATCCAGGTTACTCAGGCTTAGGGGGAGTATCTATTTTCGATACTAACTACTATCCTTCCAACGTATTCAGTAAAACCACTACTGTCTATTTACCTGTGGGAATCACTACTGCAATCGAAGGGAATTTAGAAGTTTTGGCGGCTGCTCAAACTGGTTTGGGAGTCAGTACATCAGATACTTCAATTGCTGACGCATCTAACACTGCCAACTACTACCTGACTCCATTACTAGCAGATGTGAGTTATACCTCAGCTAGTGGTAGAAGCTACTTTTATTCTCCCACAGCAGTTCCCGAACCAACTACCATACTGGGTACGCTAGCTTTTGGAAGTTTGGGTGCGGGTTCTTGGCTGAAGCGCCGCCAGAAAGGGAAAAAAGCACGTAGCGTTTAA
- the thrS gene encoding threonine--tRNA ligase, with protein MLAIENSDLQPQKAIHLPRTSESETLKKIRHTTSHVMAMAVQKLFPKAQVTIGPWIEQGFYYDFDSPEPFSEKDLKAIYKEMVKIINRKLPVIREEVSREEAERRINAINEPYKLEILAGLTEPITIYHLGDQWWDLCAGPHVENTSELNPKAIELESLAGAYWRGDENRAQLQRIYGTAWENPEQLAEYKRRKEEALKRDHRRLGKELGLFIFSDPVGPGLPLWTPKGTILRSILEDFLKQEQIKRGYLPVVTPHIARVDLFKISGHWQKYKEDMFPLMAEDEEAAKLEQGFVMKPMNCPFHIQIYQSQLRSYRELPMRLAEFGTVYRYEQSGELGGLTRVRGFTVDDSHLFVTPDQLESEFLSVVDLILTVFKSLQLKKFKARLSFRDPDSDKYIGSDEAWEKAQGAIRHAVETLGMDHFEGIGEAAFYGPKLDFIFQDALEREWQLGTVQVDYILPERFELEYVGEDGFRQRPVMIHRAPFGSLERLIGILIEEYVGDFPLWLAPIQVRLLPVGDEYLAYALEVVAKMRSLGIRAEVDTSNERLGKQIRNAEKEKIPVMGVVGAKEVESNSLSIRTRASGELGAIPASEVIDKVQQAIANFGNF; from the coding sequence ATGCTCGCCATAGAAAATTCCGATCTCCAACCCCAAAAAGCAATTCACTTACCCCGCACCAGCGAATCGGAAACCTTGAAAAAGATTCGCCATACGACTTCTCACGTCATGGCGATGGCGGTGCAAAAGCTATTTCCTAAAGCCCAGGTTACCATAGGTCCTTGGATCGAGCAGGGATTTTATTACGATTTCGACAGTCCAGAACCATTTAGCGAAAAAGACCTGAAAGCCATCTATAAAGAGATGGTGAAGATAATTAACCGTAAATTACCAGTAATTCGCGAAGAAGTCAGCCGAGAAGAAGCAGAAAGACGAATTAACGCGATTAATGAGCCATACAAACTCGAAATATTAGCAGGTTTAACCGAGCCAATCACCATCTATCATTTAGGAGATCAATGGTGGGATTTGTGCGCTGGTCCTCATGTCGAAAATACTAGCGAATTGAACCCCAAAGCCATTGAATTAGAAAGCTTAGCTGGTGCTTACTGGAGGGGAGATGAAAACCGCGCTCAGTTACAGAGAATTTACGGTACAGCGTGGGAAAATCCAGAACAGCTAGCAGAGTATAAGCGCCGTAAAGAAGAAGCCTTAAAACGAGATCACAGGCGCTTAGGGAAGGAATTAGGATTATTTATCTTTTCCGATCCTGTGGGTCCTGGTTTACCGTTGTGGACTCCTAAAGGCACAATTTTACGCTCTATTTTAGAAGATTTCCTGAAACAAGAGCAAATAAAGCGGGGTTACTTGCCAGTAGTAACTCCTCATATTGCTAGAGTCGATTTATTTAAAATATCTGGACACTGGCAGAAATATAAAGAAGATATGTTCCCCTTAATGGCGGAAGATGAGGAAGCAGCGAAATTAGAGCAAGGCTTTGTCATGAAGCCGATGAACTGCCCTTTCCACATTCAAATCTATCAAAGTCAGTTGCGTTCCTATCGGGAATTACCGATGCGGTTGGCAGAGTTTGGGACAGTTTACCGCTACGAGCAATCGGGAGAATTAGGGGGATTAACCAGGGTAAGGGGTTTTACAGTCGATGATTCTCACCTTTTTGTGACTCCAGATCAGCTAGAGAGCGAATTTCTCAGCGTAGTGGATTTGATTTTGACAGTGTTTAAGAGTTTACAACTGAAGAAATTCAAAGCTAGATTGAGTTTCCGCGATCCAGATTCTGATAAGTATATCGGTTCCGATGAAGCTTGGGAGAAAGCTCAAGGAGCGATTCGCCACGCTGTAGAAACCTTGGGGATGGATCACTTTGAAGGGATTGGTGAAGCGGCGTTTTATGGTCCTAAATTAGATTTTATCTTCCAAGATGCTTTAGAAAGAGAATGGCAACTGGGTACAGTCCAGGTAGACTATATTTTACCAGAACGGTTTGAATTAGAGTATGTGGGAGAAGATGGCTTCCGTCAACGCCCCGTGATGATTCACCGCGCGCCGTTTGGCTCTTTAGAGCGATTGATTGGGATTTTGATTGAAGAGTATGTGGGAGACTTCCCCTTGTGGTTAGCGCCGATTCAGGTGAGATTATTGCCAGTGGGAGACGAATATTTGGCTTATGCTTTAGAAGTAGTAGCAAAAATGCGATCGCTCGGCATTCGCGCTGAAGTTGATACCAGCAATGAGCGTCTGGGTAAACAAATCCGCAATGCTGAGAAAGAGAAAATCCCCGTCATGGGGGTTGTAGGTGCTAAAGAGGTAGAATCTAACTCCCTCAGCATCCGCACCCGCGCCTCTGGCGAATTAGGGGCAATACCTGCATCTGAAGTCATCGATAAGGTGCAGCAGGCGATCGCTAATTTCGGTAACTTTTAA